A single region of the Thermococcus celericrescens genome encodes:
- a CDS encoding SDR family oxidoreductase, protein MKNKLVVITGGAGFIGSHIAWELVRDNEVVILDNLYTGKEENVPPGAKLVKADIRDYSAVAELISHADYIFHEAAQVSVVESVRDPVFTEEVNVMGTLNILKALLEGHGKLIFASSAAVYGDNPNLPLRETERPKPLSPYGVTKATAEEYLRVFHELYGLPVVALRYFNVFGPRQSANQYAGVISIFINRALKNEPLVIFGDGKQTRDFIYVKDVVKANILAAESRRSNGRVFNVATGKQTTILELAMKVIEITGANSSVLFDKPRPGDIRHSLADISGIRSLGFEPEWSLEEGLKKTVEWYSKNHPVGE, encoded by the coding sequence ATGAAGAACAAGCTTGTCGTCATCACAGGAGGAGCGGGCTTCATAGGCTCCCACATCGCCTGGGAGCTTGTCAGGGACAATGAGGTGGTTATACTAGACAACCTCTACACCGGGAAGGAGGAGAACGTGCCCCCGGGTGCGAAGCTTGTGAAGGCCGATATCCGGGATTACAGCGCCGTTGCGGAACTGATAAGCCACGCGGACTACATCTTTCACGAGGCGGCCCAGGTGAGCGTCGTCGAGAGCGTCAGAGACCCGGTTTTCACGGAGGAAGTTAACGTTATGGGCACCCTGAACATTTTAAAGGCACTCTTGGAGGGGCACGGGAAGCTGATTTTCGCGTCCTCCGCAGCGGTCTACGGGGACAACCCGAACCTGCCCCTGAGGGAGACTGAGAGGCCGAAACCCCTTTCACCGTACGGCGTGACCAAGGCGACCGCCGAGGAGTATCTCCGGGTTTTTCACGAGCTGTACGGCCTGCCAGTCGTTGCGCTGCGCTACTTCAACGTCTTCGGACCGAGGCAGAGCGCCAACCAGTACGCGGGCGTTATAAGCATCTTCATCAACCGCGCCCTGAAGAACGAGCCGCTCGTTATCTTCGGAGACGGCAAACAGACGAGGGACTTCATTTACGTGAAGGACGTCGTTAAGGCGAATATACTCGCCGCCGAGAGCCGGAGGAGCAACGGGCGGGTGTTCAACGTTGCAACCGGAAAGCAGACAACCATCCTCGAGCTGGCGATGAAGGTAATCGAGATAACCGGCGCCAACAGCTCCGTACTCTTCGACAAGCCCAGACCGGGTGACATAAGGCACAGTCTAGCGGATATAAGCGGGATTAGGAGTCTTGGCTTCGAGCCGGAGTGGAGCCTTGAGGAAGGGCTGAAGAAAACGGTGGAGTGGTACTCTAAGAACCACCCTGTGGGGGAGTGA